In the genome of Lactuca sativa cultivar Salinas chromosome 3, Lsat_Salinas_v11, whole genome shotgun sequence, the window TAGCAACTCCTCCTTGCTCCTTCAAGCTTTCCTTCCTTCCAAGAGATTCAAGCACCCACAAAAAACTCAAAATGGCTCACAATCACTCACATATGCTTTAGGTTTTCGAGGTTTAGGGTTAGAGACTTGGAggttggaaatgaggccaaaccCTAGggcttaagttgtttaaatagggtgcaaagtcccgattttagggtttcccaaaccccgTCCAACTTGTTGAGTTGATCCTCCCTAACTTGTTGAGTTGGTCTTCTAAAATCACGCGGCCcaacttgatgggttttatgcataagaacaatcctatgtgctcatacaaaccctaatgcttggatctaggtttctctattgtacatgctttgaatccaagacttgcaacgctagatctatcatatataattcgaaattaacatcataagaacagatctaagtgttttacctctttcaagtagcttaaaatccttgtagtcttcttgatcttgagcttagagtcccaattgtaactcctctaatggttcacaaaccccacaagcaagaaggcaatatgagagagggtgagagatgctaaaatcggccctagggttctcttggaatcaagtgtagccgattttcatagcctaggggtcttatttatattgCAGGCTGCTacggtttcagtctaaaccctaatggacagcttagccaccaagcagcccaaggaaccttctggaacaaggccttggacgaaaatatgatggatccccatcataatttcattccccCTATAGTctattaggtttcccagcccataactcaactatcatacattgacagtttatacccctttatttaattaatctcttttagtctccaaattaattcctaattaatttatgactaatactaattaaataaatatgaattctcctttaatatattattcttataatatattaataaaccataatattctctctctctctctccctaaattaccttgtcaagttgctttggtgaaggcaacccaaaaggaccatgcacaatcgggtcaagtacataccaaatatagttacgggcttagacactaatccaacaatctcccacttggataagtctagtaactatatctcacatatgacttcagaatccggtcagcaatcgtagctcttatactttgcCGTCAACTCTGATCAGcaacttgtccttcagataagggatcgtataatcctctgttctagatatcatgctgacaatgcctattgtccaacatttgttcctCGATTCTgacttgtttgacatagaatttagttgaacacatcaacctcattttgaccgggcccgacacataagtcaaaccaaatcatcgagtggccaagatatcacctttattctcatagaataaaatgAACAGAttaacttcgacttatatgcatttattatttactaattgaataatgcacaacaatgtgttttataacatcaagttactgatgcatttacacatcatcaatgcataaccaaccagcaaacaaccatatctctaagttttaagactatatgatattatcgctttgcgatcacttaaggtaaaacaccacgaagtgataccagcaaacgcgggtttattccaatgatcaaatcatatttataagcactcatgaactttgcagcaaacctttgctatgcccaaaaccttttagacaatctacaaacaattcatgacagtcttcattcatatctacttccaaaatatgaacgactgtggactgttcgaataatcctatcattcaggaagtcaaaacatgcaaaattgaaacaatagataaataaccaacacaagatagcagctttactcataaataacacaactttatttattcatcaaatgtcaagtacaaattatctattacacgtttcctatctaatccaaacttatatcatccttcagcccaatgctcctagcgtgctgcaagtgtttgaccctactcagtcccttcgtaaggggatatgttgggttttcctctgatgatacccatttcacaacgaggagtccctcttctacctgatgtctgatgaaatggtattttttgtcgatatgtcgagatataccatgatctcttggttccttggttaaggcaaccgctccttcattatcatagaaaatttccatcggctcctttatggatggcataactccaaggtctccaatgaagttcttcaaccatatagcctcctttgacgctttgctcgccgcaatgtactctgattcgcatgtttaATCGGCCACGGTCTCCTGttgggaacttttccaagtcactgctcctccatttagggtaaagatccaGACTGACTGCGATCggtaattatcccgatccgtctgaaagcTAGTGTCACTGTACCCtcatacccttaagtcatcactcccaacgaggactagaaaccattccttggtccttcataggtacttaagaatattcttaactgcaatccaatgagctctaccagagttcccttgatatctgctgaccatgctcaaagcgaaggctacatcaaggcgagtacaagtcatagagtacatgatagagcctacttcagaagcgtaaggtactcggctcatatctgcTATCTCTGcttctgtactcgggctctgagtcttactcagcttggtattgctttggattggcaactcccctttcttggaattttccatactaaaatgctttagtaccttatccaagtatgttgtaacagcccggatttccaggtatcttttatgtttatgtttttggtgttttgagaggcgactcggcgagttggagctcagactcgccgagtaggaccgcggttctggacgcgggttcgcgcctggactcggcgagtccaaggtatggactcggcgagtccgcgctgtttaatgaaaccctaatttctcgggtttgggacctatttaaagggccttatggccgtcatttgtgttcaccagtcccttgagtgaaaccctaatcgagtgtgagcgtttggagcatagaaggaggccattattgatcttggaagtgtcatcttgcaaggaaaagggaggatcagctaaggaaaGGCAAGTGGAGCCACTTCCTGAGAGTTTGGGGTCCagagcatcacatttgaggtaatatcttcgagctatcctctgctatgttgatgttttcattgatttagggcttgttgagcccttttgtggctagatctagtgctcccttggtcccttaagcgattcagaccatagatctggacccttggaggtccagagtgtccctttgcccaagctttttgtgaatcaatggaggttttggattggaatccttatgccttaggtcaaaatgccatttatgagccatggggtgtgttatgaacaccaagataaggactttacgtgatgaatcggtctaggaaggccagatctatgaattgttggagcagatctgaccttagaagcaagtttgagtgattgcatggcatggactcgccgagtctgacgatcagactcggcgagtagcttgaagattgccctcagatcgcccagtgagtggtccagtcgagttataggttgactcagtgagtcagggcgagttagaaaggattgacaggtggtctgagttgaactgggactcgctgagttgagtcggggtgccccgcgattcttccaggtggaactcgtcgagtaagggggagtactcgacgtgtcaaaagggaatcctagagagattggtgaaaacgtctagactcgccgagtcgccctagtgcactcgccgagtccggtcaaagttgactgttgaccgttgaccgttgaccaaaagttgactagtgttgacttaaaaagggtagtcaaccttagtggtaaaaatgttaataagagacgtatgatgatatagggagattgtagctcggaggatcgagcacgtgtgatttcgggatttgctagctatcgatattcacgaggtgagtcttctcactatactatacccagaagggttttgactgtgtgaccggaaggtcggatatggtatgagacatatgtgttatatgtgataagttaattgttatatgtgctatgtatgatatgcttgatatgggtcggaaggcattatgttatgggccggaaggcgttgtaatgtggaccgtaaggttggcgttggtaggaccggaaggtttacccagcagggacggaagtcccctgagacacatggaccggaaggtcagggcctggaaaggcgtatgtgcgtaagttgtattttggggaactcactaagcatttatgcttacagttgttgcgtatgtgtttcaggtactagcgagaaccgtgggaaggcgccggcgtgatctgtacacactgatggatgatttatgatcttgggatttatatgattgtattatgacatgatacgttggatatttatgccttgttttggatgaaaatacattcttagaaatgaaaattttgttttaaaatttccgttgttacatatgtatcctgactgagtcctatcagtctcttttctctgtttcttactatccttattcccagaatataagcagcctctctgaggtccttcatagagaaacatttcccaagccaagacttaacctcctgcaaggttgggacgtcgtttcctatgagtagtatgtcatcgacatacaatacgaggaagctcactatactcccactggctttgacatatacataagattcatcttcacttcgcagaaagccaaactcttttaactttttcgtcaaaacaaagattccatctgcgacacgcttgtttcaatccataaatggatttctcaagcttgcacactctattcggatgcttcgcatcgacaaaaccctctggttgattcatgtaaacatcctcagccaactttccattaaggaaagccgttttcacatccatctgccatatttcataatcatgaaatgcagctagtgcgagcattaccctaatagactttatcttctcAACTAaggagaaggtctcatcatagtcaactccgggagtttgagtaaagcccttcgcaaccaatcgcgctttataagtatgcactttcccatccatgaatgtcttcttcttgaagatccacttgcacccgactgtcttacgacccaatacattatcaaccaaattccaaacttggttgtcgtacatggactgaatctctttgtccatcgcctctttccatttagcagacttcaggcctgccatggcttccttgtagctgctaggttcgtccaaattcattagtgtttcatcactaataaacgtatccccttcactagtaatatgaaaaccataaaactgaggttgaacactaaccctactagtacgtctaagaggtaaggactcgtcaacgggctcaacatgagtttcctcctcgggttgagtgccattgttagaggttccttcatcgatttgctcttgaatctcttcaccttcaatttgcctcccactgtcttcttggcttatcaattccctttctcggaaaactcctcttctagcaatgaagacaacattgtcactcggtctatagaaaagatagccaaaagacttttgtgggtagccgatgaaataacacttctcactacgaggttcgagcttgtcgtgagtctctcgtcttacaaaagccttgcaaccccaaaccttaatatgtacCAACGAGGGAGcattccctgtccacatctcgtgaggagtcttgccAACCTTCTtcgtgggaactaagttaaggatatgggcggcagtctctaaggcatacccccagaaagctatcggtaacgaagtccgacttatcatagaacgaaccatgtccaacaaggtccgattacgtctctcagccacaccattcaattgtggcgttctcggaggcgtcaattgcgagaCAGTTCCGCATTCTTTTaaatagtcgtgaaactcaagacttaggtactctccttctcggtctgaccgaagcatcttgattttcctacccagctgattctccacttcattcttaaactctttcaacttttcaaaggtttccgacttttgcttgattaagttaatatatccatatctgctataatcatccgtaaaagtcacgtaCAAGCGGTAAGCATCCGTTgtagtggatctaaagggcccacacacatcggtgtgtatgagatccaatagaccctcacccctttcacaagtgccagtaaagggtgacttggtcatcttcccaagtaaacaagattcacacatgtcattgtccctaaggtcgaattactccaacactccatccttttggagttgggttatgcgtttcttgttgacatggccaaggcgacaatgccacaagcatgctttatctagactagtagacgaatcaatattcaaaacatcatttcctaaattatcaacaaccatcacagattcataaatcccattacaaggtaatgcattgaaataaatgacaccattcaaataaacattaatagaaccattactattatcaaaagaatatttgaaaccttgtctaaacaatccatgaaatgaaataatgtttagTGCCATAGCTGGCAAATAAcagcaattatttaaatctagcccTAActcattactcaacactaaagaataaactccgactttggtcacaggcgacgatcttctgtttcccataatcaggttcatttttccatgttccacttccctacttctttttaggccctgcaaatcaaaacaaatgtggtattcacaccctgtatcaagaaacCATGAAGTAGAAaacgatgagttattagatttaatagaatacatacctgcgaaggtgggcttaatcttcctatcctttatgtcttgcagaTACTGAGGGCggcttcgtttccagtggcccttttcgtGACAATAATAGCACTCAGCTTCTTTGGGGTCGGAAGAGGGTTTGAccgaaccaactttggttccactagaagaggaaccattttGGGCCTTaaccttatggtggctcttacatggagccctcctcttcttaccctttccttggCCAATTGCCATCACAAGAGCAGCCACAGCCGGGGAAGATGCAAcatatttgtctttgaggttgctctcagcagtcctcaacagtccttggagcttgcttaaggagacctcctccttgttcatgtggtaggtcattttGAACTGGTTGTaacaggagggcaaggagtggagggttatgtcaatagccaaatcctcctcaaacttaacattaagtttgagaagacgaccAACATACCTCTGCGTtatctgcaaatgagaggttagggattctccactcaacatcttagcagtgatcatgttagtaatgatctcatagcgctcttgcctcgcgctctggtgatacatGTCCAGCAAATCATGATgtatttcatacggatacatgtcctcataggacttttggagttcgaggttcatggtggcaagcatgatgcaatgaactttcgtggcatcacgctcgtgggcctcaaaggcggccaactcttcaggagtagcacatctgggatgatcttttcaagcttttcatcgaggagatattctttgtcctcatagcgtgtgatcatgcgagtatacctcatccactcgttgaagtttgacccatcaaTTGTCACCTTAATGAcccagaagcattgttgttgttgtttgcagacatctaaaaaagaaaggaacaaagtttgattagaaatgagtccctaattaaacacccaaatgagaaattagggctaggacccaacaacattatttacaacttagaaagggatgtcatactctaaaagtaaataatttgaaggtaagtgaatgacgattcactaattctcaccatgaaaaacgaaaaagagttttaagttttaaatgtattgaaaactcctagatctttgagattcattgaacttttcaatggcatgtttaaatctcgatatgcacttcaaatttgcgactgggataccgaggatcgcaaacaagttgtgaataaccatgtgaaccaacatggtgcactcaatgtctctatcacctaatcaatgtgccggtaaaccacacacgctccattgatctatgacaatcATCAAGTCACcattcgctaccaatgtcatccccaaattgatgtgttggttaaccacatgcgctccaccaacgtttgacaagggtacaaagtgtaattctatggattagcatcattttcacattttaccctaaagtaagattgggaatttgtaaaaacatgtagttactttgtatcttacattatacttttaatgaggagatgattgctttatcctacccgttcgactgacgaccctccactagtcaagcaagcggtgggtgtgagtgtacacccattaagcgccattttataggaagcaACCTTATAGCCACCTTAtacaccggcttcgtgaatgaggcccactaatggtaagactagcattttaaattatatatatatatatatatatatatatatatatatatatatatatatatatatatatatatatatatattaagcttgtaataatataatagtatagggttgaatttttaaacttgtaaaattctaagggtttgaaatttaaattattcaaaattaaacttttaatcacaaattttaaatttcaaaacttgagggcaagttttgaacttttcaaaacacaagggatcaaataacaaataatttaaattaaaaaattaatttcataattatctatatttgacctaatcatattttagtcataagataattaccaaataattttaaataatccatatttatcatataaacaactaatattcaaaagatttgaaattatctattgttttgtcAGGGATAATCATTTAAAtacaataaaattcggattttatcttcaaaaaacgatttaggcattaatcccatgacaaaacagcaacaaaatctcaGAATATCCTCTGCCTGACGCACAGACTCGCGGAGtcagaccaactcgccgagtccatatactgactcgccgagttgagtcgggcagaggcaagaaaaaaacgattttcagcaagcaaacagttaaagcatcacatacaattgaaaccaatcaaggctttgataccactgatgggttttatgcataagaataatcctatgtgctcatacaaaccctaatgtttggatctaggtttctctattgtacatgctttgaatccaagacttgcaaccctagatctatcatatataatttgaaattaacatcataagaacagatctaagtgttttacctctttcaagtagcttgaaatccttgtagtcttcttgatcttgagcttagagtcacaattgtaactcctctaatggttcacaaaccccacaagcaagaaggcaatatgagagagagtgagagatgctaaaatcggccttagggttctcttggaatcaagtgtagccgattttcatagcctaggggtcttatctATATTGCACGCTGCTACGGTttcattctaaaccctaatggacagcttagccaccaagcagcccaatgaACCTTCTGGAACAAGACCTTGGACGAAAacatgatggatccccatcataatttcattccccctatagtccattaggtttcccagcccaaaactcaactatcatgcatttgacagtttatacccctttatttaattaatctctttgtcaccaaattaattcctaattaatttatgactaatactaattaaataaatatgaattctcctttaatatattattcttataatatattaataaaccataatattctctctctctctctccctaaattaccttgtcaagttgctttggtgaaggcaacccaaaaggaccatgcacaatcgggtcaagtacataccaaatatagttacgggcttaaacactaatccagCACAACTTTCCAACATGTCGAGTTTCTTGcccaaactcaacgagttgacctTTAGAAATGAAGATTATATTTCCTTAATTGGCCTTCTAGATTCTGTGTGTTATAGAATGGAGGAGCTGACCAGGGGTGTTTGGTTCGAACATCCTGGTGGTTGTAGCATAATATGGTTGGCTTAGTGGCCGATATAGAGGATTCCGGCGGGTTGTGATGAGGTTGTCCTAGGTGGTTATTCGCAACATTGGGTGTAACAAGTTGGTGGGGTTTCCGTCGAACAATCAATGAATGTGATTGGCAATTGTCCTGCCGATTTTCGACGATAGGACGCGACACTTTTGTGTATTCGGTCGATTTTATGGTTGaaccaataaaattaaaaaaatataatactaTACATTAGAAATTATTaatctgatgaaatgatatttattatatataaaagtaataaattaaa includes:
- the LOC111907802 gene encoding retrovirus-related Pol polyprotein from transposon TNT 1-94 isoform X1, giving the protein MLATMNLELQKSYEDMYPYEIHHDLLDMYHQSARQERYEIITNMITAKMLSGESLTSHLQITQRYVGRLLKLNVKFEEDLAIDITLHSLPSCYNQFKMTYHMNKEEVSLSKLQGLLRTAESNLKDKYVASSPAVAALVMAIGQGKGKKRRAPCKSHHKVKAQNGSSSSGTKVGSVKPSSDPKEAECYYCHEKGHWKRSRPQYLQDIKDRKIKPTFAGPKKK